The sequence ctCAATAATTTTTCTCAACTCATATCGGCAAGCCTACTTTGATTAGGTATACAAAGGTGGTGCATGTACTTGAAAATAGAGAGCATCAAGGCTCGTGCTTATTACTTTGGTGGCAGTgtattaagtaaataaaatgcAACCCACgatcaaatataattttattacatTAGCGAATCGAGTAATGTTAGAAACTTAGATATAAGTTGCGAAAGTTGAGTGCACgctatttgaaaaatgtaagagaaatatgaaatttatatgaaaaaattaattatttttaaaggtattctttttttttttaagtgaagtTTGCGGAACTGCAACGGTCTTtttatactaattttttaataaaatattataatcttctaatttcaaacaaaatttaaaatagaagaattttatgcattaattaatattcactttcacattttatatttatagttttttttataggatctgtgagaattttttataagatatgagattatttttcataaggtataAGATGtggaataatgaataatagttaatttttctattaaataatattttaaattttattacgaGTTTTCTGGACAGAAACCTCGTCTTAAACACCATTTCAAGCAGCGCAGCCCAACTCAAACACCAAGAAAGAGTAGTCCACAACAGGTCACAGAACATACAGCTCGAAATCGGAGTAAATTCACATCGAGTCCGAGTAGACGTTAGCGTTTTGCCCTGAGAGTGCGGGCGGGCACTGTCAGGGAATTTCGGGCTACCATTGTCCCTCTTACCTCCAGAACGATGTCATTGATGGAGACAGCCATGCGACAAACTATTCTTCTTCCTCTACGACAAATACCATCTCCACCGCCGTTGAGTTCATCGAGAGTTGCAGCGAATTCGATGTACGGGCAGAACAAGCAGAAGATGGGGGCTGGAAGAGCCCTAATTTTGTGTTGCTCTGATTCCTCGTCCATTTCGTCATCTTATTCTCCCTCTCCGGCGATTGCAATGACTAGTGCTCCACCGGtgaaaaggaggaggaagaggtaCAGGAGGCTGTACCCAGGAGAGAGCAAAGGCATTACCGAAGAGATGAGGTTCGTTGCCATGAGACTCCGAAGAGTTAACAAGGGCAGCAGCGATGACGATGACCAAGATTCATCTAGTGAAGACGGTTTAGAAGGGGAGGGTAATTTGGCATcagttgatgatgatggtggtgTTGGTGGAGCGACATGGGAGCCGACCTTGGATGGGTACCTCAAGTATTTAGTTGATAGCAAGCTCGTCTTCGACACTATGGAGCGCATCGTTGATGAATCCAGTGACGTTGCCTGTGAGtccttttattttgaacttGCATATGCTAGTGGTTTTAGCCAATTATGATGTAAGGTGTGCTTGTTATTATCCTGGAGGGCTATGGGTTATCATATGCTTCCTTGGTAAAGCAGAGCAATCTAGCTTTTGGAGGCTTATATGAGTACTTCTATTCGGAAGGTATTTTGCCCTGCGGGTAAACGTAATGGGAATTCGTCAAACCCTTGTGAATGTGACTAAAACGGGCTTATGTTCTGTTTCTCTACTGCATTTCCGTATCGAATGTCAAGGCAATTAATGACGCTACAGCATAAGCATAGGTGGTTCTTAAATCTTGTGAGAATAGTTGGGTATTACTTATGTATACGTCCTGTTGGCAATGCCTtttgttatgaataaaacttcttcattacctataaaaaataaaatctcgtGAGAATCTAATGCCTGATTTGATTACAGACGCCTATTTCCGGAAAACTGGATTGGAACGATCAGAAGGTCTTGCAAAAGATCTAGAGTGGATTAGACAACAGGGGTTTGTGATTCCTGAACCTAGCAATCCGGGAGTTTCTTATGCCAAGTATTTAAATGAACTTGCAGAGAAGAGTGCCCCGTTGTTTCTTTGCCATttctacaatatatatttttcacatatTGCAGGAGGTCAGGTGATTGCAAGGCAGGTACGTGTGAATTTATGTTCTTAACCATACTTCTAGTTTCGGGAATATCTGGGGATGTTCCTGTATAGAATAAAACTATGGACTGACACTTGTGCCCTTCTGATTCTGACCTTATGCAATCAGTTTTGACTCGGACTCTCATACAAGACTGAACctttttaattgattttctgAGTAGTCTTTGTGTGTATAAATCCCAAAATCATATCCTAACATTCAGTTAAGCAGGCTACGCCTACCTCTGTATGAAAGACAATGAAAGTAGCATCTATTTCTTTTCGCAGGGTGGGGAGGCCTATTCTCTCTTCCTTGATGTTTTTTCCCTGCTCTCTGGGATGCTCATGATAAAATCAGAATGTCATGTGCAGAAAATTCCATTAGAAATATGTGCTGACTTTAAGATATATTGTGCAAAAAATTCTAACTGGattaagcaaagaaaaaaaaattggaaaaccaTATGAAATCAACCAACATTGATTGTGAAATGCTACCTATGGTGAGATAGAACGAAAAACTTCTGAATATTGAAGAATGAATCTGTGAATCTTTACCTTGGacctatatatatgttgcaggcattttcattttttcagtGGAGGAATATGGTTACTTCCTGGAGATCATTAAACAATTtatgagaagaaaaatgaaccaaaaaaaGGAATACACGTATATGTGATGGAATTTATGGATGACATGGTCTCTTAATAGGTTGCATAATCAAATGAAggtgttggaaataattataGGCTTTGGACGGGGTTGAGCTCTTTCATTTGTCTGGTGTTGACACATGCTTTATGTTTTACTGGAGTTTATCTCCTTATAGGCATTCACTTTTGTGGATGTGTATGATCCCAATGTTTATCTCAAATTTTAAACAAGTCCTTTGTTGACTCTTATGCAATTGCTTAATTTTTAGTTGATGTGTATTTCTTTTCACTGAATGTTTGCTGGATGGCGTTAATTTAAACTTTGTAATTAAGATACATATCTCATGctcatgaatatatatgtaaacataTTTTACTGATTGG comes from Juglans microcarpa x Juglans regia isolate MS1-56 chromosome 8S, Jm3101_v1.0, whole genome shotgun sequence and encodes:
- the LOC121244980 gene encoding probable inactive heme oxygenase 2, chloroplastic; amino-acid sequence: MSLMETAMRQTILLPLRQIPSPPPLSSSRVAANSMYGQNKQKMGAGRALILCCSDSSSISSSYSPSPAIAMTSAPPVKRRRKRYRRLYPGESKGITEEMRFVAMRLRRVNKGSSDDDDQDSSSEDGLEGEGNLASVDDDGGVGGATWEPTLDGYLKYLVDSKLVFDTMERIVDESSDVAYAYFRKTGLERSEGLAKDLEWIRQQGFVIPEPSNPGVSYAKYLNELAEKSAPLFLCHFYNIYFSHIAGGQVIARQVSKKLLEGREMEFYRWEGDMPGLMSAVREKLNML